One Corynebacterium appendicis CIP 107643 DNA window includes the following coding sequences:
- a CDS encoding enoyl-CoA hydratase-related protein: protein MSGELKGNITSLIDGATALVRISNPSKRNALEPDSYWAIGDAVQAANANPEVRCIIVTGDEKSFCSGMDIEAFTGESTAEVAAHSLGGIEHMIGSITRADVPVIAAAEGAVAGVGASLACACDLIVAAESAFITLPFGRIGLMPDGGAVATLAASIGRHRAMQLVLLQERIPAADAVDFGLFAEVTPTGGALEKAKQWAESFTASPRGAVAETKRAVNRVSLTELPNSMVNEARFQTELLQSPGHKEGVAAFLERRAPKF, encoded by the coding sequence ATGTCAGGCGAACTCAAGGGCAACATCACTTCGCTTATCGACGGCGCGACCGCCCTCGTCCGCATCTCCAACCCCTCCAAGCGGAACGCATTGGAGCCGGATTCCTACTGGGCGATCGGCGATGCCGTCCAGGCGGCGAACGCCAACCCGGAGGTGCGGTGCATCATCGTCACCGGCGACGAGAAGTCCTTCTGCTCCGGCATGGACATCGAGGCATTCACCGGTGAGAGCACCGCGGAGGTCGCCGCTCACTCGCTGGGTGGAATCGAGCACATGATCGGCTCGATCACCCGCGCCGACGTCCCAGTCATCGCCGCCGCCGAGGGCGCCGTCGCCGGTGTCGGGGCGTCGCTCGCCTGCGCGTGCGACCTCATCGTCGCGGCAGAATCCGCGTTCATCACCCTCCCCTTCGGCCGCATCGGCCTCATGCCGGACGGTGGCGCGGTGGCGACGCTGGCGGCGTCGATAGGCAGGCACCGTGCAATGCAGCTGGTGCTGCTGCAGGAGCGCATCCCCGCCGCCGACGCTGTTGATTTCGGTCTTTTCGCGGAAGTCACGCCGACTGGTGGCGCCCTTGAGAAAGCGAAGCAGTGGGCGGAGAGCTTTACCGCCTCCCCGCGCGGCGCTGTCGCCGAGACGAAGCGCGCCGTCAACCGCGTCTCCCTCACCGAGCTGCCGAACAGCATGGTCAACGAGGCCCGCTTCCAGACCGAGCTGCTGCAAAGCCCCGGCCACAAAGAAGGCGTCGCCGCCTTCCTGGAGCGTCGCGCACCGAAGTTCTAG
- a CDS encoding NAD(P)H-dependent flavin oxidoreductase — translation MAAAIQTRVNELLGIEHPIIQGGMQWVGTADLASAVSNAGGLGILTSLTQPSPEDLGKEIDRMREMTDKPFGVNLTILPTITPPPYEEYLRVAVEKGVKIVETAGANPAKLVPMLKDAGVTVVHKCTSVRHALSAQEKGVDIVSVDGFECAGHPGEDDIPGLVLLPAAADKLDIPIVASGGIADGRGMAAALALGAEGINMGTRFLCTEEAPVHRNVKEAIVERSELDTELIFRTLNNTARVASNEVSREVVEKLNAGAQFPEVRDLVSGQRGRKVYENGDLDAGIWSCGMVQGVINDIPTCGELVPRIANEAADIITGRLAGFVK, via the coding sequence ATGGCAGCCGCGATTCAGACCCGCGTCAACGAATTGCTCGGCATCGAGCACCCGATAATCCAGGGCGGCATGCAGTGGGTCGGCACCGCCGACCTCGCATCCGCCGTCTCCAACGCGGGTGGCCTGGGCATTCTCACGTCGCTGACGCAGCCGTCGCCGGAAGACCTCGGCAAGGAAATCGACCGCATGCGGGAGATGACCGACAAGCCGTTCGGCGTGAACCTGACCATCCTGCCGACGATCACGCCGCCGCCGTACGAGGAGTACCTGCGGGTGGCAGTCGAGAAGGGCGTGAAGATCGTGGAGACCGCCGGTGCGAACCCCGCGAAGCTCGTCCCGATGCTGAAGGACGCGGGCGTGACCGTGGTCCACAAGTGCACCTCCGTGCGTCACGCGCTCAGCGCGCAGGAAAAGGGCGTGGACATCGTCAGCGTCGACGGTTTCGAGTGCGCCGGCCACCCGGGCGAGGACGATATTCCGGGCCTGGTTCTTCTTCCGGCCGCAGCGGACAAGCTGGACATTCCGATCGTGGCGTCCGGCGGTATCGCCGACGGCCGCGGCATGGCGGCGGCTCTCGCGCTGGGCGCGGAGGGCATCAACATGGGCACCCGCTTCCTGTGCACCGAGGAGGCGCCGGTCCACCGCAATGTCAAGGAAGCGATCGTGGAGCGCTCCGAGCTGGACACCGAGCTCATCTTCCGCACTCTAAACAACACGGCGCGCGTAGCGTCGAACGAGGTCAGCCGCGAGGTCGTCGAAAAGCTCAATGCTGGCGCGCAGTTCCCCGAGGTCCGCGACCTCGTTTCCGGCCAGCGCGGCCGCAAGGTGTACGAGAACGGTGACCTGGACGCGGGCATCTGGTCCTGCGGCATGGTCCAGGGTGTCATCAACGACATCCCGACCTGCGGCGAGTTGGTCCCGCGCATTGCCAACGAAGCAGCGGACATCATCACGGGCCGCCTCGCGGGCTTCGTCAAGTAG
- a CDS encoding imelysin family protein, whose amino-acid sequence MNRFPSVLAATTLTFTLSGCAQATAGETIEVTATDTECAVAVDSVEAGTSTFEVENSAGAPLAFFVLAPGGGRVYASRDNIMPGSSADLTVSLDPGDYATACKLGWRGPDIGPAEFTVTGDTDTAAEGSAEEQLETARDNYVTFARRELAEFLPQVEDFAEAYAAGDDARAKQLYPAAREKYMRISPLAVSVGVLDERINAREEEYRTQAGDLKERDQTFTEWLGFHRIEKDLWPELAAETSEPEEPTTPRERREIADTLIGDVEQLKMTVDKSNFIEARDITMDTIVRGALRKTGQPVHDAHDAIGAVHASRAVFEAVKDLAADRGEEGSTLVSETENHLDSLQRSAETAIGELENPETAGETGGGTAEKSDVELSQLNEDLARLADLLGLDVEEQEV is encoded by the coding sequence ATGAATCGCTTCCCTTCCGTTCTCGCGGCGACGACCCTCACTTTCACGCTGAGCGGCTGCGCGCAGGCCACCGCCGGGGAAACCATCGAGGTCACCGCAACCGATACCGAGTGCGCGGTGGCTGTGGACTCGGTAGAGGCAGGCACCTCGACATTTGAAGTCGAGAATTCCGCCGGCGCACCTCTGGCTTTCTTCGTGCTCGCACCGGGCGGCGGGCGCGTGTACGCCTCCCGCGACAACATCATGCCGGGCTCTTCGGCTGACCTCACTGTGTCGCTGGATCCCGGAGACTACGCCACCGCCTGCAAACTTGGGTGGCGCGGCCCCGATATCGGCCCGGCGGAATTCACGGTCACCGGCGATACGGACACCGCCGCCGAAGGTTCCGCAGAGGAGCAGCTCGAGACAGCCCGCGATAATTACGTCACGTTTGCGCGGCGGGAACTCGCTGAGTTCCTTCCTCAGGTCGAGGACTTCGCCGAAGCCTACGCCGCGGGCGACGATGCGCGGGCCAAGCAGCTCTACCCCGCTGCCCGCGAGAAATACATGCGCATCAGCCCGCTGGCAGTGTCCGTCGGCGTGCTCGACGAGCGCATCAACGCACGCGAGGAGGAGTACAGGACGCAGGCCGGTGACCTGAAGGAGCGCGACCAGACATTCACCGAGTGGCTCGGATTCCACCGCATCGAGAAAGACCTGTGGCCGGAATTAGCTGCGGAGACATCCGAGCCGGAAGAACCGACCACTCCGCGCGAGCGCCGCGAGATCGCGGACACACTCATCGGCGATGTCGAACAGCTCAAGATGACCGTCGACAAGTCGAATTTCATCGAAGCCCGCGACATCACCATGGATACGATCGTGCGCGGCGCACTGCGTAAGACTGGGCAGCCGGTACACGATGCCCACGACGCGATCGGGGCGGTTCACGCATCTCGCGCCGTATTCGAAGCGGTCAAAGACTTAGCCGCCGACCGCGGGGAGGAGGGCTCAACACTTGTCAGCGAGACCGAGAACCACCTCGATTCCCTACAGCGCTCTGCGGAAACCGCAATCGGCGAGCTCGAGAACCCCGAGACCGCTGGGGAGACCGGTGGGGGGACCGCTGAGAAATCGGATGTCGAACTCAGCCAGCTCAACGAGGATCTAGCGCGTCTTGCAGACCTCCTCGGCCTCGATGTGGAGGAGCAGGAGGTTTAG
- a CDS encoding fibronectin type III domain-containing protein, with translation MSSTSRRTLLKALAIGAGSTLVAPAHAFAQSSSGSSGGSSVLQLFGPAGGRSVGSSESGLVVGNIGSNGRGRFLAGDVQVVTVTEDSATITWLTWDAESARDKAPKGMPTAGELRVWPVDNSSDTTVVASPSDRYFHQLTVTGLRADTTYAFLATSHGTEAAATQNGSRRIPACSPPCRVCPARCWAPSSWPTTPTSARTATASGRTISRRRRAPCRGSARTRKSPSTR, from the coding sequence GTGTCTTCCACGTCCCGTCGCACTCTGCTCAAGGCGCTCGCGATCGGTGCGGGCTCCACGCTCGTCGCCCCGGCCCACGCATTTGCCCAGTCCAGCAGCGGATCCTCCGGCGGCTCGTCGGTGCTCCAGCTCTTCGGTCCCGCGGGCGGGAGGTCCGTCGGGTCATCGGAATCCGGCCTGGTCGTCGGGAATATCGGCTCCAACGGCCGCGGCCGCTTTCTTGCCGGCGACGTGCAGGTGGTCACGGTGACGGAGGATTCCGCGACCATCACATGGTTGACGTGGGATGCCGAGAGTGCGCGCGACAAAGCGCCGAAAGGTATGCCGACGGCGGGTGAACTCCGCGTCTGGCCAGTGGACAACTCATCCGACACCACCGTGGTGGCCAGCCCGTCCGACCGCTATTTCCACCAGCTCACAGTCACCGGTCTGCGCGCCGACACCACCTACGCCTTCCTGGCCACCTCTCACGGAACCGAAGCCGCCGCGACGCAAAACGGAAGCAGGAGGATACCCGCCTGTTCACCACCCTGCCGCGTCTGTCCGGCCCGATGCTGGGCACCATCGTCGTGGCCAACGACACCCACATCGGCGAGAACGGCGACGGCATCTGGAAGAACAATTTCCCGCCGCCGGCGCGCTCCCTGCCGGGGGAGCGCCCGTACCCGGAAGTCTCCCTCGACGCGGTGA